The following DNA comes from Herpetosiphonaceae bacterium.
ACAAAATCATCAACCGCGCCAACGCCGAGCGGCGCGATCCGATCGCGCTGGCTCAGGAGTATATCGACGAGTGGCATCGGCACGTGCCCGACCTGAATCTGCTGCCCGCGACCGCCTATCCCCGCGCCACGACGACGATGAGCGAGATTATCACGCTGATCGGCACGCTGATCGAGCGCGGCCATGCTTACGCGGCAGGCGGCGATGTCTACTTCCGCGTGCGTACCGACGAGGAGTACGGCAAGCTGTCGCACCGCAGCGTCGACGCGATGCGTTCGGGAGCGCGGATCGCGCCCGACGAGCGCAAGGACGATCCGCTTGACTTTGCGCTCTGGAAGGCGGTCAAGCCCGGCGAGCCCGCCTGGGATAGCCCGTGGGGTCCGGGCCGTCCTGGCTGGCATATCGAGTGCTCGGCGATGATCTTGAAAGAGCTGGGGCCGAGCATCGACATTCACGGCGGCGGCAACGATCTGATCTTCCCGCATCACGAGAACGAGATCGCGCAGAGCGAGTGCGCGACAGAGCAGGTCTTCGCGCGCTACTGGGTTCACAACGGTATGCTGCAAATGCGCTCGGCGAGCGGCGAGATGGAGAAGATGTCGAAGTCGCTTGGCAATCTGGTGACGATCGACGATTTTCTGGCCGAGCATCCCGCCGATGTACTGCGGCTGATGGTGCTGGCGTCGCCGTATCGCGCGCCGCTGATGTACGACGCCGGAGTAGTCGCCGAGAACGAGCGCAAGCTGGAGCGGCTGATGAGCGCGCTGCGGCCCGCGACCGGAGCCGCCTCCGACGGCCCTGCGGTGACAGCGCTCGAAGCTGCCATTGACGAGGCGCAGCGCAACTTTGAAGCGGCGATGGACAACGATTTCAACGGCGCGGGCGCAACTGCGGCGCTCTTCGAGATGGTCCGTGCGATCAACACCGCGCGCGATGGGGGTATTGGCGGTGTGCCCTTCGAGCAGGCGCAGGCTACCTTCCGCAAGCTGGCCGGAGCGCTGGGCTTGCAGCTTGAGGCGCAGGCGCGCGGCGACGAAGAGGCCGGGCCGTTCATCGAGCTGCTGATCAAGACTCGCGCCGATCTGCGCAAAGCCAAGCAGTACGCGCTGGCCGATCAGGTGCGTAACGAGCTAGCCGCGCTTGGCGTGATCCTTGAAGACTCGCCACAAGGCACCAC
Coding sequences within:
- the cysS gene encoding cysteine--tRNA ligase, translating into MPIQVYNTLTGTLEPFETLEPNRVKMYVCGPTVYDKAHIGHAMSALVFDIIRRYLEYRGYEVVHVQNFTDVDDKIINRANAERRDPIALAQEYIDEWHRHVPDLNLLPATAYPRATTTMSEIITLIGTLIERGHAYAAGGDVYFRVRTDEEYGKLSHRSVDAMRSGARIAPDERKDDPLDFALWKAVKPGEPAWDSPWGPGRPGWHIECSAMILKELGPSIDIHGGGNDLIFPHHENEIAQSECATEQVFARYWVHNGMLQMRSASGEMEKMSKSLGNLVTIDDFLAEHPADVLRLMVLASPYRAPLMYDAGVVAENERKLERLMSALRPATGAASDGPAVTALEAAIDEAQRNFEAAMDNDFNGAGATAALFEMVRAINTARDGGIGGVPFEQAQATFRKLAGALGLQLEAQARGDEEAGPFIELLIKTRADLRKAKQYALADQVRNELAALGVILEDSPQGTTWRWGR